A region from the Mycolicibacterium litorale genome encodes:
- a CDS encoding YciI family protein yields the protein MARYMLIMRVGPEAEAAMADQEIDFDQVIESMGRFNEELIKAGVMLAGEGLTGPEDGFVVDFNSDPPVVTDGPYTEAKELFNGFWMLDVSSKEEAKQWARRVPLGPGVKLEVRRVSETDEFPQDNPWIKKEIQWRAELAEKIAAQARAEADKLA from the coding sequence ATGGCGCGTTACATGCTGATCATGCGGGTCGGTCCCGAAGCCGAGGCCGCGATGGCCGACCAGGAGATCGACTTCGATCAGGTCATCGAATCGATGGGCCGCTTCAACGAAGAGCTCATCAAGGCCGGGGTGATGCTGGCGGGCGAAGGCCTGACCGGGCCGGAGGACGGCTTCGTCGTGGATTTCAACTCCGACCCGCCCGTGGTCACCGACGGCCCCTACACCGAGGCCAAGGAGCTGTTCAACGGGTTCTGGATGCTCGACGTGTCGTCGAAGGAGGAGGCCAAGCAGTGGGCGCGCAGGGTGCCGCTCGGGCCGGGTGTGAAGCTCGAGGTGCGGCGCGTCTCGGAGACCGACGAGTTCCCGCAGGACAATCCGTGGATCAAGAAGGAGATCCAGTGGCGGGCCGAGCTCGCCGAGAAGATCGCGGCGCAGGCCCGCGCCGAGGCCGACAAGCTGGCCTAG
- a CDS encoding amidohydrolase gives MSVADLVLIGSVLTVDDAQPTAEALAVSDGRIVAVGERADVESRIGPDTEVVDVGEGCVLPGLVEAHGHPLMEAIALSERMVDIRPVTMTSADAIVAAIRTEVARRGQQGAYVNGWDPLLQKGLPEPTLAWLDGIAPDSPLVILHNSGHKAFFNSAAAKRAGLTRDIADPKGARFGRDANGDLDGTAEETAAVFPLLAGVISPSDYPSMLMAECARLNRAGLTTCSDMAFDPVFRPMLDALRGDLTVRLRTYEISNPEMRSTARPGDGDDMVRQVGIKIWVDGSPWIGNIDLTFPYLDTAATRTIGVVPGSCGHANYSREQLREIVGAYFPLGWPMACHVQGDAGIDTILDVYEEVLHQHPRRDHRLRLEHVGAITDAQLRRAHALGVTCSIFVDQIHYWGDVIVDGLFGPERGSRWMPCGSAVATGMRISLHNDPPVTPEEPLRNISVAMTRTAPSGRVLAPEERLTVEQAIRAQTLDAAWQLFADDVIGSIEVGKYADLVVLSADPRSVAPERIADLEVRATYLAGRCVYAKPL, from the coding sequence ATGTCCGTCGCTGACCTCGTGCTGATCGGATCCGTCCTCACCGTCGACGACGCCCAACCGACCGCGGAGGCGCTCGCGGTGTCCGACGGTCGCATCGTCGCCGTGGGCGAGCGCGCCGACGTCGAGTCGCGGATCGGTCCGGACACCGAGGTCGTCGACGTGGGTGAGGGTTGCGTGCTGCCGGGTCTGGTGGAGGCCCACGGACATCCGCTCATGGAGGCGATCGCGCTGTCGGAGCGGATGGTCGACATCCGGCCGGTCACCATGACCTCCGCCGACGCGATCGTCGCCGCGATCCGCACCGAGGTGGCACGCCGCGGACAGCAGGGCGCCTACGTCAACGGCTGGGACCCGTTGCTGCAGAAGGGCCTTCCGGAACCGACGCTGGCGTGGCTGGACGGGATCGCCCCGGACAGCCCGCTGGTGATCCTGCACAACTCCGGTCACAAGGCGTTCTTCAACAGCGCCGCGGCCAAACGGGCGGGCCTCACCCGCGACATCGCCGACCCGAAGGGTGCACGGTTCGGTCGCGACGCCAACGGCGATCTCGACGGCACCGCCGAGGAGACGGCGGCGGTCTTCCCGCTGCTGGCCGGGGTCATCTCACCCAGCGACTACCCGTCGATGCTGATGGCCGAATGCGCTCGGCTGAACCGTGCCGGCCTCACCACGTGCTCGGACATGGCGTTCGATCCGGTGTTCCGGCCGATGCTCGACGCGCTGCGCGGCGATCTCACCGTCCGGCTGCGCACGTACGAGATCTCCAACCCCGAGATGCGGAGCACCGCGCGGCCCGGTGACGGCGACGACATGGTGCGCCAGGTCGGCATCAAGATCTGGGTCGACGGATCGCCATGGATCGGCAACATCGACCTGACCTTCCCCTACCTCGACACCGCCGCCACCCGAACCATCGGTGTGGTGCCCGGGTCCTGCGGGCACGCGAACTACAGCCGAGAACAGCTGCGCGAGATCGTCGGTGCCTACTTCCCACTGGGCTGGCCGATGGCCTGCCACGTCCAGGGCGACGCCGGTATCGACACGATCCTCGACGTGTACGAGGAGGTGCTGCACCAGCATCCGCGCCGCGACCACCGGCTTCGTCTCGAACACGTCGGCGCCATCACCGACGCGCAGTTGCGGCGTGCCCACGCCCTCGGCGTCACCTGCAGCATCTTCGTCGACCAGATCCACTACTGGGGTGACGTCATCGTGGACGGGCTCTTCGGACCGGAACGGGGCAGCCGGTGGATGCCGTGCGGATCGGCCGTCGCGACCGGGATGCGGATCTCCCTGCACAACGATCCGCCTGTGACCCCGGAGGAGCCGCTGCGCAACATCAGCGTCGCGATGACGCGGACGGCGCCGAGCGGGCGGGTGCTGGCGCCGGAGGAACGGCTGACGGTGGAGCAGGCGATCCGCGCGCAGACACTGGACGCGGCGTGGCAGTTGTTCGCCGACGACGTCATCGGCTCGATCGAGGTGGGCAAGTACGCGGATCTGGTGGTGCTCTCGGCCGATCCGCGCAGCGTGGCACCGGAACGGATCGCCGACCTCGAGGTGCGCGCCACCTATCTCGCGGGACGCTGCGTTTACGCCAAACCACTCTGA
- a CDS encoding long-chain-fatty-acid--CoA ligase, translating into MSELPEPRFLDDRLSHWAHTTPDGEAVLYLDRTWTWAQWDERIRRLAGALTAFGVRRGDAVAFLDKNHPACVESTFAAARLGAANAVVNFRLAGDELDYVLNDSGAKVLIVGRELRPAIDRIRDRLTHVEHVVEVTPDGADGDEYEALLAGAAPTGRGADVTPDDVCVIMYSSGTTGRPKGVELTQANLIAHTVNAHEGWGFDDGDKNMVSMPFFHVGGQSYVQFGIYDGVPSVVTREVDGASLADAILKGANRTFLVPAVLAKVLETGPDAVKLFGALKTFCYGASPMLLPLLRQALEAWPDTDFIQVYGLTEVCGVISHLMPEDHRDTDHPERLVSAGTLIPNAELRVSDPDTGDEMPVGRQGELWFRTPQLMKGYHNRPEATAESVTADGWFRTGDVGRIDADGYLFVEDRLKDMIISGGENVYSIEVERVLAEHPAVIEVAVIGVPDEKWGEAVKAVVAVNGSLSEAELTEWCRERLARYKCPRSIDIVDELPRNPTGKILKKELRKPFWEGRDRATV; encoded by the coding sequence ATGTCCGAGCTGCCGGAACCGCGTTTCCTCGACGACCGTCTCAGCCACTGGGCGCACACCACACCCGACGGTGAGGCCGTCCTCTATCTCGACCGGACCTGGACGTGGGCGCAGTGGGACGAGCGGATCCGTCGCCTCGCCGGGGCGCTCACCGCCTTCGGGGTGCGGCGCGGCGACGCGGTCGCCTTCCTCGACAAGAACCATCCGGCGTGCGTCGAGTCGACGTTCGCCGCGGCCAGGTTGGGCGCGGCGAACGCGGTCGTCAACTTCCGCCTCGCGGGCGACGAACTCGACTACGTCCTCAACGACAGCGGGGCCAAGGTGCTGATCGTCGGGCGGGAACTGCGGCCGGCGATCGACCGGATCCGCGACCGGCTCACCCACGTCGAGCACGTCGTCGAGGTGACGCCCGACGGTGCCGACGGCGACGAATACGAGGCGCTGCTGGCCGGTGCCGCACCGACCGGACGCGGCGCCGACGTCACCCCGGACGACGTCTGCGTGATCATGTACTCCTCGGGCACCACGGGCCGGCCCAAGGGCGTCGAACTGACCCAGGCGAACCTGATCGCGCACACCGTCAATGCCCACGAGGGCTGGGGTTTCGACGACGGCGACAAGAACATGGTGTCGATGCCGTTCTTCCATGTCGGCGGGCAGTCCTATGTACAGTTCGGCATCTACGACGGGGTCCCGAGCGTGGTGACCCGCGAGGTGGACGGGGCCTCGCTGGCGGACGCGATCCTCAAGGGCGCCAACCGGACCTTCCTGGTGCCCGCCGTCCTGGCCAAGGTGCTCGAGACGGGTCCGGACGCGGTGAAGCTGTTCGGGGCGTTGAAGACGTTCTGCTACGGCGCTTCACCGATGCTGCTGCCGCTGCTGCGACAGGCGCTCGAGGCCTGGCCCGACACCGACTTCATCCAGGTGTACGGGCTGACCGAGGTGTGCGGGGTGATCAGCCACCTGATGCCCGAGGACCACCGTGACACCGACCATCCCGAGCGGCTGGTCAGCGCGGGCACGCTCATCCCGAACGCCGAACTGCGGGTGTCCGACCCGGATACCGGCGACGAGATGCCGGTGGGCCGGCAGGGTGAATTGTGGTTCCGCACACCGCAGCTCATGAAGGGCTATCACAACAGGCCGGAGGCGACGGCCGAATCCGTCACCGCCGACGGTTGGTTCCGCACCGGTGACGTAGGGCGGATCGACGCGGACGGGTATCTCTTCGTCGAGGACCGGCTCAAGGACATGATCATCTCGGGCGGCGAGAACGTCTACTCGATCGAGGTCGAGCGGGTGCTGGCCGAACATCCCGCGGTGATCGAGGTCGCGGTGATCGGCGTGCCGGACGAGAAGTGGGGTGAGGCGGTCAAAGCTGTTGTCGCCGTAAATGGCTCGCTGTCGGAGGCGGAGCTGACCGAGTGGTGTCGAGAGCGGCTCGCGCGCTACAAGTGCCCGCGCAGCATCGACATCGTCGACGAGCTGCCGCGCAACCCGACCGGCAAGATCCTCAAGAAGGAGCTGCGCAAGCCGTTCTGGGAGGGCCGGGACCGGGCGACGGTGTGA
- a CDS encoding o-succinylbenzoate synthase, translating to MTPTLADLLDRLHVVALPMRVRFRGITVRELALIEGPAGWGEFGPFLEYEPPEASTWLTAAIEAAYSAAPEVRRDRIPINATVPAVAAGQVPEVLARFPGARTAKVKVAEPGQTLADDVARVNAVRAAVPTVRVDANGGWTVDEAVAAASALTADGPLEYLEQPCRTVGELAELRSRISVPIAADESIRKADDPLHVVRAGAADVAVVKVAPLGGVRPLLDIAARLDIPIVVSSALDSAVGIARGLYAAAALPRLEHACGLGTGGLFVEDVAAPLTPVDGELPVASVAPDPDRLAALAAAPERRQWWIERIAECFRLSGH from the coding sequence GTGACCCCGACGCTCGCCGACCTCCTCGACCGTCTCCACGTCGTCGCCCTGCCGATGCGGGTGCGGTTCCGCGGGATCACGGTCCGCGAACTGGCGCTGATCGAGGGTCCGGCCGGATGGGGCGAGTTCGGGCCGTTCCTCGAATACGAACCGCCCGAGGCGTCGACGTGGCTGACCGCCGCGATCGAGGCCGCCTACTCGGCAGCGCCGGAGGTTCGGCGGGACCGCATCCCCATCAATGCGACCGTGCCCGCGGTGGCGGCCGGGCAGGTGCCGGAGGTGCTGGCGCGGTTCCCGGGAGCGCGGACCGCCAAGGTCAAGGTCGCCGAACCCGGCCAGACGCTGGCCGACGACGTCGCGCGGGTGAACGCCGTGCGCGCGGCGGTGCCGACGGTGCGGGTCGACGCCAACGGCGGCTGGACCGTCGACGAGGCGGTGGCCGCAGCGTCCGCGCTGACCGCAGACGGTCCGCTGGAGTATCTCGAGCAACCGTGCCGGACGGTCGGTGAACTCGCCGAATTGCGTTCCCGGATCTCGGTTCCCATCGCAGCGGACGAGAGTATCCGCAAGGCCGACGATCCGCTGCACGTGGTGCGCGCCGGTGCGGCCGACGTCGCGGTGGTCAAGGTGGCGCCGCTGGGCGGAGTGCGGCCCCTGCTCGACATCGCCGCCCGGCTCGACATCCCGATCGTGGTGTCCAGCGCGCTGGACTCGGCGGTGGGGATCGCCCGGGGGCTGTATGCCGCGGCGGCGCTGCCCCGGTTGGAGCACGCATGTGGGTTGGGCACCGGTGGGTTGTTCGTCGAGGACGTCGCCGCACCGCTGACGCCGGTCGACGGTGAGCTGCCGGTCGCGTCGGTGGCGCCCGACCCGGACCGCTTGGCGGCGTTGGCGGCGGCACCCGAGCGCAGGCAGTGGTGGATCGAGCGCATCGCCGAGTGCTTCCGGCTGTCAGGGCATTGA
- a CDS encoding oxygenase MpaB family protein has translation MVAVAHPSVPVRPRVMREFRKHSGSVLGGFFGAAAFDEVALVPVAAAVDRTGRFAANFADRGVRSGFSAFLAIWGDAEDRVAESDRLKLLHRDVRGHGGGDFAGVRYSALDPKLWNWIAVSGIFVVLNSFTPCTGIALSDAERDAAYLQLLDAFRGLELPGKNARLPATYAEAAEYYDTMVRTELRANPFLQRVTTDLTRLPLPTLLLPAPLRRALTPPWLLLRPVAGRVVKVCSFGILHPGIREMTGFDWQERHAREFELYTRLLQLAWRVLPDRMLLIPLARNRIEYEKLVRMHRSVALESFAPPGCPAS, from the coding sequence ATGGTCGCAGTTGCTCACCCGTCCGTTCCGGTGCGGCCGAGGGTCATGCGCGAGTTCCGCAAACACAGCGGTAGCGTGCTCGGCGGCTTCTTCGGTGCCGCCGCGTTCGACGAGGTGGCGCTGGTTCCGGTGGCCGCCGCGGTCGACAGGACCGGGCGTTTCGCCGCCAACTTCGCCGATCGCGGTGTGCGCAGCGGCTTTTCGGCGTTCCTCGCGATCTGGGGCGATGCCGAGGACCGGGTCGCCGAATCCGACCGGCTCAAACTGCTGCATCGCGACGTGCGAGGCCACGGCGGCGGTGATTTCGCCGGTGTACGCTACAGCGCCCTGGATCCGAAGCTGTGGAACTGGATCGCGGTCAGCGGCATCTTCGTCGTGTTGAACTCGTTCACGCCGTGCACGGGGATCGCGCTGTCCGACGCCGAGCGCGACGCCGCCTACCTGCAACTCCTCGACGCGTTCCGGGGACTCGAACTGCCCGGGAAGAACGCGAGACTGCCCGCCACCTACGCCGAGGCGGCCGAGTACTACGACACCATGGTGCGCACGGAACTGCGGGCCAACCCGTTCCTGCAGCGCGTGACCACCGACCTCACCCGGCTGCCGCTGCCGACGCTGCTGCTGCCGGCTCCGCTCCGCCGTGCGCTGACCCCCCCGTGGCTGCTGCTGCGGCCGGTCGCCGGACGTGTCGTCAAGGTGTGCTCCTTCGGCATCTTGCACCCGGGTATCCGGGAGATGACCGGGTTCGACTGGCAGGAGCGCCACGCGCGAGAGTTCGAGCTGTACACCCGGCTGCTGCAGCTGGCGTGGCGGGTGCTGCCGGACCGGATGTTGCTGATCCCGCTGGCCCGCAACCGGATCGAATACGAGAAGCTGGTCCGGATGCACCGGTCGGTCGCGCTGGAATCGTTCGCTCCGCCCGGCTGCCCGGCGAGCTGA
- a CDS encoding TetR/AcrR family transcriptional regulator, translated as MRRTSANRSEQEAAILKAAAEEVALVGVGRLSMDVVARQAGVSRSTLYRRFPSRDALITELARQTFDFAMARLQTVGVGNGPQEAAVAAFREGVRLLTGEPVMRRFLQLDGDFTATTGMFDEARMFLVSAATAMAKALRAAGATMPDDQLLAVSEVHIRLAASLVQVDTPVLDVSDDDAVTRYARTYLAPLVR; from the coding sequence GTGCGCCGCACCAGTGCCAACCGCTCCGAGCAGGAAGCCGCGATCCTCAAGGCCGCGGCCGAGGAGGTCGCGCTCGTCGGCGTCGGCCGGCTGAGCATGGACGTCGTCGCCCGGCAGGCCGGTGTCAGCCGCAGCACGCTGTACCGCCGGTTCCCGAGCCGCGATGCGCTGATCACTGAACTAGCCAGACAGACATTCGATTTCGCGATGGCACGGTTGCAGACCGTCGGTGTGGGCAACGGGCCGCAGGAAGCCGCGGTCGCCGCCTTCCGTGAGGGGGTGCGGCTGCTGACCGGTGAGCCAGTGATGCGGCGGTTCCTGCAGCTCGACGGCGATTTCACCGCCACCACCGGCATGTTCGACGAGGCGCGGATGTTCCTGGTGAGCGCGGCCACCGCGATGGCCAAGGCCCTGCGGGCGGCGGGCGCCACCATGCCCGACGATCAGCTGCTCGCGGTGTCCGAGGTGCACATCCGCCTGGCGGCGTCGCTGGTGCAGGTGGACACCCCGGTCCTCGACGTCTCCGATGACGACGCGGTCACCCGTTACGCCCGAACGTATCTCGCACCGCTGGTGCGGTGA
- a CDS encoding GlxA family transcriptional regulator: MKRVLIVGFPGIQALDLVGPFEVFTGASRYLAAAGVTDGYRVTIGSVGGAPVDTGTGLTLVAESLPEPGTPLDTIVLPGGFGTEAAAATDTELVGWIRAAAPHARRVVSVCTGAFLAAEAGLLDGCPATTHWAFADALAKRYPAVRVDPDPIFVRSSPRVWTAAGVTAGIDLALALVEDDHGTEAAQTVARWMVMYLRRPGGQTQFAAPVWMPRAKRAPIRIVQEAVESEPGRPHRVTDLARRAAMSPRHFARVFTSEVGETPGAYVERIRTEAARRQLEETDDTVTVIAARCGFGTSETMRRNFVRRLGVSPDQYRRTFS; this comes from the coding sequence ATGAAACGGGTGCTGATCGTCGGGTTCCCCGGCATCCAGGCGCTCGACCTGGTCGGCCCGTTCGAGGTGTTCACCGGCGCCTCCCGCTACCTCGCCGCGGCGGGTGTCACCGACGGATACCGCGTCACCATCGGATCGGTCGGCGGCGCACCCGTCGACACCGGTACCGGCCTGACACTCGTCGCGGAGAGCTTGCCGGAGCCGGGCACCCCGCTCGACACCATCGTGCTGCCCGGCGGTTTCGGCACCGAGGCCGCCGCCGCCACCGACACGGAGCTGGTCGGGTGGATCCGGGCCGCCGCCCCGCACGCCCGCCGCGTCGTCAGCGTCTGCACCGGCGCGTTCCTCGCCGCGGAGGCCGGGCTGCTCGACGGCTGCCCCGCAACCACGCACTGGGCCTTCGCCGACGCACTCGCGAAACGCTATCCGGCCGTCCGGGTCGACCCCGATCCGATCTTCGTCCGCAGCTCGCCGCGGGTGTGGACGGCCGCAGGCGTCACCGCGGGCATCGACCTGGCCTTGGCGCTGGTCGAGGACGACCACGGCACCGAGGCCGCGCAGACCGTCGCCCGCTGGATGGTCATGTACCTGCGCCGCCCCGGTGGCCAGACCCAGTTCGCCGCGCCGGTGTGGATGCCGCGGGCCAAGCGCGCCCCGATCCGGATCGTGCAGGAAGCCGTCGAATCCGAACCCGGCCGCCCCCACCGCGTCACCGATCTCGCGCGGCGCGCGGCGATGAGCCCACGCCACTTCGCCCGCGTGTTCACCAGCGAGGTCGGCGAGACGCCCGGCGCCTACGTCGAACGCATCCGCACCGAGGCCGCCCGCAGGCAACTCGAGGAGACCGACGACACCGTCACCGTGATCGCCGCCCGTTGCGGTTTCGGTACCTCGGAAACCATGCGACGCAACTTCGTTCGCCGACTCGGCGTGTCACCCGACCAGTACCGCAGAACCTTCTCCTGA
- a CDS encoding DJ-1/PfpI family protein: MTQIAIVLYPGFTALDFIGPYEVLRNLPDTEVRFLWHEPGPITADSGVLVVGATHSFDETPSPDVLLVPGGATSTEHARDEKLLAWVRAADATTTWTTSVCTGSLILAAAGVLDGKRATSHWMAVPLLRTFGVTPVGDERVVRDGKVVTAAGVSAGIDLAMWLAAQLAGEAHAKVTQLILEYDPQPPFDSGHVSKASTATKAAATAALGKDTLVTHRQLGPSALLLWNAALRAVRSRGRRAETA, encoded by the coding sequence ATGACGCAGATCGCGATCGTGCTCTATCCCGGTTTCACCGCCCTCGACTTCATCGGCCCCTACGAGGTGTTGCGCAACCTGCCCGACACCGAGGTCCGCTTCCTGTGGCACGAGCCAGGACCGATCACGGCCGATTCGGGGGTGCTCGTGGTCGGCGCCACGCACTCCTTTGACGAGACCCCGTCACCCGACGTCCTGCTGGTTCCCGGCGGCGCCACCTCCACCGAACACGCGCGCGACGAGAAGCTGCTGGCCTGGGTGCGCGCCGCCGATGCCACGACCACGTGGACGACGTCGGTGTGCACCGGATCGCTGATCCTCGCCGCCGCCGGCGTCCTCGACGGCAAGCGGGCCACGTCGCACTGGATGGCCGTGCCGCTGCTCAGGACGTTCGGCGTCACCCCGGTCGGCGACGAGCGTGTGGTGCGTGACGGCAAGGTGGTCACGGCCGCGGGCGTCTCCGCCGGTATCGACCTGGCGATGTGGCTGGCCGCGCAACTCGCGGGCGAGGCCCACGCCAAGGTCACCCAGCTGATCCTCGAATACGATCCGCAGCCGCCGTTCGACTCCGGTCACGTGTCGAAGGCCTCGACCGCCACCAAGGCGGCCGCCACCGCCGCGCTCGGCAAGGACACGCTCGTCACGCACCGCCAGCTCGGCCCGTCGGCACTGTTGCTGTGGAACGCCGCGCTGCGGGCCGTGCGCAGCCGCGGTCGCCGCGCCGAAACTGCATAG
- a CDS encoding nitroreductase/quinone reductase family protein, whose product MGIPEVDPTAGSPMLKFGARLLRPRPVRYLVRHIVPRIDPPLLRLSGGRVSSAMVTPELLLTSTGAKSGQRRVTPLTYFTDNGRVIVVASNYGGRRHPAWYHNVRKHPRVTLAAGGYEGTFVGEEVTGAERDRLWELAKNWIPSYADYEKLTQGRTIPILAFTEVSE is encoded by the coding sequence ATGGGCATACCCGAAGTGGACCCGACCGCCGGCTCACCGATGCTGAAGTTCGGCGCCCGGCTGCTGCGGCCCCGGCCGGTGCGCTATCTCGTTCGTCACATCGTGCCGCGCATCGACCCGCCGCTGCTGCGGCTCTCCGGTGGCCGGGTGTCGTCGGCGATGGTCACGCCCGAGCTGTTGCTCACCTCCACGGGAGCGAAGTCCGGGCAACGGCGAGTGACGCCGCTGACCTACTTCACCGACAACGGCCGGGTGATCGTCGTCGCGTCCAACTACGGCGGTCGCAGGCACCCCGCCTGGTACCACAACGTCAGGAAACACCCCAGGGTCACGCTGGCCGCCGGCGGCTACGAGGGCACCTTCGTCGGCGAGGAGGTCACCGGCGCCGAGCGGGACCGGTTGTGGGAGCTGGCGAAGAACTGGATCCCCAGCTATGCCGACTACGAGAAGCTCACCCAGGGCCGCACCATCCCGATCCTGGCGTTCACCGAGGTCTCCGAGTGA
- a CDS encoding alpha/beta fold hydrolase, which translates to MNLAYDDRGTGIPVLFIAGRGGAGRTWHLHQVPEFVRNGYRAITFDNRGVGATENAEGFGVEQMVADTAELIEQLGAAPVRIVAVSMGSYIAQELMLARPELVRSAVLMATRGRHDRARTFFSQAEKELIAAGIDLPPRYDAKVRVLENFSPKTINDDRAIGDWIEMFTMWPTKHTPGLRTQGDVGPKENRLPAYRSIRIPTLVIGFADDVLLPPHLGKEVADALPHGRYLEIADAGHLGFIEKPQEVNAAALKFFADIL; encoded by the coding sequence GTGAATCTCGCTTACGACGATCGCGGTACCGGCATCCCGGTGCTGTTCATCGCCGGTCGCGGCGGCGCCGGCCGCACCTGGCACCTGCACCAGGTCCCGGAGTTCGTGCGCAACGGCTATCGCGCCATCACCTTCGACAACCGCGGCGTCGGCGCCACCGAGAACGCCGAGGGCTTCGGCGTCGAGCAGATGGTCGCCGACACCGCCGAACTGATCGAGCAACTGGGAGCGGCGCCCGTGCGCATCGTGGCGGTGTCGATGGGGTCCTACATCGCCCAGGAGCTCATGCTGGCCCGCCCCGAGCTGGTGCGCTCGGCGGTGCTGATGGCCACCCGCGGACGCCATGACCGGGCCCGCACGTTCTTCAGCCAGGCCGAGAAGGAACTGATCGCCGCCGGCATCGACCTGCCGCCCAGGTACGACGCCAAAGTCCGTGTGCTGGAGAACTTCTCACCCAAGACGATCAACGACGACCGGGCGATCGGCGACTGGATCGAGATGTTCACCATGTGGCCCACCAAGCACACCCCGGGCCTGCGGACACAGGGCGATGTGGGGCCGAAGGAGAACCGCCTGCCCGCCTACCGCAGCATCCGCATCCCCACGCTGGTGATCGGGTTCGCCGACGACGTCCTGCTGCCCCCGCACCTGGGCAAGGAGGTCGCCGACGCGTTGCCGCACGGGCGCTACCTGGAGATCGCCGACGCCGGCCACCTCGGCTTCATCGAGAAGCCGCAGGAGGTCAACGCCGCGGCCCTCAAATTCTTCGCCGATATCCTGTAG